From a single Deltaproteobacteria bacterium genomic region:
- a CDS encoding glycosyltransferase family 4 protein, which produces MKRTEGFYRADEYKLIKFNTMKILLVNDYGVPLGGAEVYILRLRKLLRDKGHDARLFTSNVAADGQVNEADYTCVGTTSPFRAALQTMNPWAYLKLGKVIKEFKPDVVHVKIFLTQLSPLILPLLRDIPSIYHVAWYRPICPTGTKLLPDGNLCNVKPGITCRQNKCLPSGDWAALMLQLKLFRRWRGAFNTILANSESVRDKLVSYGIDNAEVLDYCIPESGTDVHLSETPTVAFAGRLVREKGADILLRAFANVLKFIPAARLLIAGEGTESEKLRGLISDLNMSPNVSMLGSIPSSHLDSHLSEAWVQAVPSVWEEPFGMAAAEAMMRGTAVIASDTGGLREIIDNGKSGLLVPPGDVEELTVKLTRLLGDKSLAQSIGRAGHMSASSRFSADKHLEKLMIIYESLCARHS; this is translated from the coding sequence TTGAAAAGGACAGAAGGCTTTTATCGAGCCGATGAATACAAGCTTATAAAATTTAATACGATGAAGATACTGCTAGTGAACGATTACGGAGTACCGCTGGGCGGCGCAGAAGTATATATATTGAGACTTCGTAAATTGCTTAGAGATAAAGGTCATGATGCAAGGCTATTCACGAGTAATGTTGCGGCGGATGGACAGGTCAATGAAGCAGACTATACATGCGTTGGAACCACCTCCCCCTTTCGGGCCGCGCTTCAAACTATGAATCCGTGGGCGTATTTAAAGCTCGGGAAAGTAATCAAGGAATTTAAACCCGACGTTGTTCATGTAAAGATATTTCTCACACAGCTATCGCCGCTGATACTGCCCTTGCTAAGGGATATCCCGAGCATTTATCACGTGGCCTGGTACCGCCCTATCTGTCCTACCGGGACGAAGCTTCTTCCCGACGGAAATCTCTGTAACGTAAAACCCGGAATTACCTGCCGGCAGAATAAATGCCTGCCGTCAGGTGACTGGGCCGCTCTCATGCTACAGCTGAAATTATTCAGGCGCTGGCGAGGCGCCTTCAATACGATATTAGCGAATAGTGAATCCGTAAGGGACAAACTGGTCTCATATGGTATTGATAACGCCGAAGTGCTTGACTACTGTATTCCGGAATCCGGAACAGACGTCCACTTATCAGAAACACCTACGGTGGCATTCGCAGGGCGTCTTGTCAGAGAAAAAGGTGCGGACATATTGCTGCGGGCTTTTGCGAATGTATTAAAATTCATCCCCGCTGCCAGATTACTAATAGCCGGGGAGGGAACGGAGTCTGAAAAACTAAGAGGGCTTATTTCCGACCTGAACATGTCCCCGAATGTATCCATGCTCGGGAGTATTCCCAGCTCGCATCTCGATTCCCATTTGAGCGAAGCCTGGGTGCAGGCGGTCCCCTCCGTATGGGAAGAGCCTTTCGGCATGGCAGCCGCAGAGGCGATGATGCGGGGGACGGCGGTTATCGCAAGCGACACCGGAGGGCTTAGAGAAATAATCGACAACGGGAAGAGCGGATTGCTTGTCCCCCCCGGGGACGTAGAAGAACTGACCGTGAAATTGACTCGGCTTTTAGGAGATAAATCACTCGCACAATCCATTGGAAGAGCCGGGCATATGAGCGCATCGTCAAGGTTCAGCGCAGACAAGCACCTGGAGAAATTGATGATTATTTATGAATCGCTCTGCGCTCGTCACAGTTAG
- a CDS encoding glycosyltransferase, translating to MKDENLPQLSVIITTAFGYDSIRTTIEHLNKQTVREAIEVIIIAPPGIERPASAETELEDFYNTIIIEADIDNELYQAWVDAVHQSSAPVVAFGENHAFPEPVWAEALVEAHKGPWAAVGCIHKNANPHSLRSWAQLFMTYGPWTEPLDSGEVNDLPGHNSSYKRSVLIDYGSELGHKLIRTNIMHMDLRSRGYRLYFESGAKVQHINITKTKSILLDLFYNGQLYTAALALHKKWPLSKRILNASLEPLIMLKYFRGTLQNIRRAGYWGKLMPQALPIIVSGLTAHFLGKLWGYTVGFGSVQQQINDFEFDRFKHLIEKDRRLLSSR from the coding sequence ATGAAAGACGAAAATTTACCTCAACTGTCTGTCATAATCACCACTGCGTTCGGTTATGATTCAATCCGTACGACTATCGAGCACCTTAACAAACAAACTGTCAGAGAAGCGATCGAAGTTATAATCATAGCTCCTCCGGGGATAGAGAGACCGGCATCCGCTGAAACCGAGTTAGAGGATTTTTACAATACCATTATTATTGAGGCGGACATCGACAACGAGCTCTATCAGGCCTGGGTCGATGCCGTACATCAATCAAGCGCTCCCGTAGTCGCATTCGGCGAGAACCATGCATTTCCCGAACCCGTGTGGGCGGAGGCCCTTGTAGAGGCTCATAAAGGACCGTGGGCCGCCGTGGGGTGTATTCACAAAAATGCAAATCCCCACAGTTTGAGGAGCTGGGCGCAGCTATTCATGACATACGGACCCTGGACAGAACCCCTGGACTCGGGAGAAGTTAACGACCTCCCCGGCCACAACAGCTCCTACAAACGCTCCGTGCTTATTGATTACGGAAGCGAACTCGGACACAAGCTTATAAGAACGAATATCATGCATATGGACCTGCGCTCACGGGGATACCGGCTATATTTTGAATCCGGAGCGAAAGTCCAGCATATCAATATAACCAAAACAAAATCAATTTTGCTCGATTTGTTTTATAACGGCCAGTTATACACCGCCGCCCTGGCACTTCACAAAAAATGGCCGCTATCGAAGCGCATTCTGAACGCTTCTCTTGAGCCGTTAATCATGCTTAAATATTTCCGCGGAACATTACAGAACATCAGACGCGCGGGTTACTGGGGGAAGCTTATGCCTCAGGCGTTACCGATTATTGTCTCCGGACTAACAGCTCATTTTCTGGGGAAATTATGGGGCTATACCGTTGGTTTCGGCTCTGTGCAACAACAAATCAACGATTTTGAATTCGACAGATTCAAGCACCTGATTGAAAAGGACAGAAGGCTTTTATCGAGCCGATGA
- a CDS encoding Gfo/Idh/MocA family oxidoreductase, with the protein MSSIINVGLIGCGRIARLVHLNILKKSSQLRLVAIADSDTGGRDTAGKVAPEASVYPDFHDLLAAPDIDAVIICLPNSLHAEAALAALDRGKHIYLEKPLAGNTDEGRKVMDAWKNSSLTGMIGFNLRFNPLYRGIKKHIESGGIGKVTYVRTVFSSSSHALPMWKRHRESGGGALLDLASHHIDLVRYILGTEIKDVFARVRSYKTEHDHAVLQLTTADGLEIQSFFSLDSIEKDEIEIYGTNGKLTADRYLSINVEVTESDANNQGRLRQLQRGISSLLRSPNLKDKMLAPGREPSFELALNQFASAVRNNHKCSPDFEDGYMSLSVIEAAEESARSGAVISINDYPKRELTGL; encoded by the coding sequence ATGTCGTCGATTATCAACGTCGGCCTTATCGGCTGCGGCCGTATAGCGAGGCTTGTGCATCTCAACATCCTTAAAAAATCGTCCCAGCTGAGACTCGTGGCCATAGCGGACTCAGACACAGGCGGAAGGGATACGGCCGGTAAGGTTGCACCCGAGGCCTCAGTTTACCCGGACTTTCACGATCTTCTGGCGGCGCCGGACATAGATGCCGTAATAATCTGCCTTCCCAACTCACTTCACGCGGAGGCTGCGCTTGCCGCGCTCGACAGAGGAAAGCATATATACCTTGAAAAACCCCTGGCCGGAAATACGGATGAAGGCAGGAAAGTTATGGATGCGTGGAAGAACAGCAGTCTGACCGGGATGATCGGCTTCAACCTGCGCTTTAACCCGCTGTATCGGGGGATTAAAAAACACATAGAATCGGGCGGAATAGGCAAGGTTACCTATGTGCGTACAGTTTTCTCATCGAGCAGCCATGCCCTGCCCATGTGGAAACGGCACCGGGAAAGCGGAGGAGGCGCTCTGCTCGATCTCGCCTCGCACCATATCGACCTTGTCCGGTACATCCTCGGGACTGAAATCAAAGATGTATTCGCCCGCGTCCGTTCTTACAAGACCGAGCACGACCACGCGGTATTGCAGCTAACTACGGCGGACGGTTTGGAAATACAATCCTTCTTCTCGCTCGATTCAATAGAAAAAGACGAAATAGAGATATACGGCACAAACGGCAAGCTCACCGCTGACCGGTACCTTTCCATAAACGTCGAGGTCACGGAATCCGACGCAAATAATCAAGGCAGGCTCCGCCAGCTACAAAGGGGGATAAGCTCCCTTTTGAGGAGCCCGAATCTGAAGGATAAAATGCTCGCGCCCGGAAGAGAGCCTTCTTTCGAGCTGGCATTGAACCAATTCGCGTCCGCAGTCAGAAACAACCATAAATGCAGTCCTGATTTCGAGGACGGCTATATGAGTTTGTCTGTAATAGAAGCGGCCGAGGAGTCCGCGAGATCGGGAGCTGTAATTTCAATAAATGATTATCCGAAACGGGAATTAACGGGCTTGTGA
- a CDS encoding cation:proton antiporter encodes MNPEILLAGAAPPFLAEIVAIVVVSAAAAYICQRLGLVPIVGFLIAGVLISPNLSGLVTNRELIEATAEVGVILLLFTIGLEFSLEKLGKIRKLIFFGGGIQVILTSFLVMLILAVFGINWMIGIFTGFLIALSSTAIVLKILADRGETNTPSGQIGLGLLIFQDLAIIPMVLLVPVLGGQAGSNQEIVIALAKAAAVIAAVLVLARRFMPKVLEIISRACSPEIFLLSVIAICFGTAYLTSLAGVSVSLGAFLAGLVVSESRFSQNAMSEILPLQTLFSATFFVSVGMLLDITFFLDNFVMIALIVFVVLLIKVLTTGVSAVSLGYKIPVAVASGLMLAQIGEFSFVLERAGREVGMFPAGMAETGSQIFIASTVILMILTPFLTQLGMKLKGRMGDMADEKGALEKEFQLNQDNLPDLQNHVIVAGYGKCARKLVRVLSNSGIPYIITTLSPLGANEAESQGFPVIRGDASKYHILDLAGIRYAKMLIIPDDEPSMAHRISSVAHNLNPTMLILVRTRYAEDMDDLKRAGASVVIPEELESIVQLIVSILHDYQLPLEEIERHIETMRGDNYAGLDETELSGKNKITCENLNEDCLDTRRVIIKPDTPIAGKAIRDLNLEDYGITLEEIKRDGEKINPAPDLFFELNDQILFSGSAQSFYEFSSLLSSPDLELADSAEIQDSAVRDAPYINTEEFVQPPSDIDPAKCKHADKMRAVVPSAAGCEECIKTGDRWVHLRICMTCGHTGCCESSKNKHALGHHHETGHPIVKSLEPGEDWAWCYVDKNYVNG; translated from the coding sequence ATGAATCCGGAAATACTACTCGCGGGAGCGGCGCCCCCATTTCTGGCCGAGATAGTGGCAATCGTCGTCGTAAGCGCCGCCGCCGCATACATATGCCAGCGGCTGGGCCTGGTTCCCATTGTAGGCTTTCTAATAGCGGGCGTATTGATAAGCCCTAACTTATCGGGCCTGGTTACGAATAGAGAATTAATAGAGGCGACCGCGGAAGTAGGTGTAATACTCCTTCTTTTCACGATCGGTTTGGAGTTTAGTCTTGAGAAGCTGGGAAAGATTAGAAAGCTGATCTTTTTCGGCGGTGGCATACAGGTAATTCTTACTTCGTTTCTGGTCATGCTGATTCTCGCGGTATTCGGCATAAACTGGATGATAGGTATCTTTACCGGATTCCTGATAGCGTTAAGCTCAACCGCGATAGTGCTCAAGATTCTGGCCGACAGGGGGGAAACAAATACCCCTTCGGGACAAATCGGTCTGGGTCTTCTGATTTTTCAGGACTTGGCCATAATACCCATGGTCTTGCTTGTCCCTGTACTGGGAGGGCAGGCAGGCTCCAACCAGGAGATAGTTATTGCGCTTGCGAAGGCAGCCGCGGTAATCGCGGCTGTGCTGGTTCTGGCGCGCAGATTCATGCCTAAGGTGCTTGAGATAATATCCAGGGCCTGCTCGCCCGAGATTTTTCTCCTGAGCGTAATAGCTATTTGTTTCGGGACTGCGTACTTAACCAGCCTGGCGGGCGTGAGCGTCTCACTGGGCGCGTTTCTCGCCGGTCTGGTCGTAAGCGAGAGCAGGTTTTCCCAGAATGCCATGAGCGAAATACTGCCTCTCCAGACACTTTTCAGCGCGACTTTTTTTGTCTCCGTAGGAATGCTCCTTGATATTACTTTCTTCCTCGACAATTTCGTCATGATTGCCTTGATAGTTTTTGTCGTTCTTCTAATCAAGGTCCTTACTACAGGTGTAAGCGCCGTATCTCTCGGCTACAAAATACCGGTTGCGGTTGCCTCGGGGCTGATGCTCGCTCAGATCGGGGAGTTCTCCTTTGTTCTTGAACGCGCGGGAAGGGAAGTAGGGATGTTCCCTGCCGGAATGGCCGAGACGGGCTCTCAAATATTCATCGCTTCAACCGTAATATTGATGATCCTGACTCCGTTTCTAACTCAGTTAGGTATGAAGCTAAAAGGCCGGATGGGCGATATGGCCGACGAAAAAGGCGCGTTGGAAAAGGAATTTCAACTCAATCAGGACAATCTTCCCGATCTTCAAAACCATGTGATAGTGGCCGGTTACGGAAAATGCGCCAGAAAACTGGTGCGAGTTCTGTCGAACTCCGGAATTCCTTATATTATAACGACGCTAAGCCCTCTAGGCGCCAACGAGGCTGAGTCTCAGGGGTTTCCGGTCATACGCGGGGACGCAAGCAAATATCATATTCTGGATTTAGCCGGAATACGCTACGCGAAGATGCTCATTATTCCCGACGATGAGCCTTCGATGGCGCACCGGATTTCCTCCGTCGCCCATAATCTCAATCCGACTATGCTGATACTCGTAAGAACCCGGTACGCTGAGGATATGGACGACCTAAAGAGGGCAGGGGCAAGCGTGGTCATTCCGGAAGAGCTCGAAAGCATCGTTCAGCTAATCGTGAGTATTCTGCATGATTACCAGCTTCCTCTGGAGGAGATCGAAAGGCACATAGAAACCATGCGGGGCGATAATTATGCTGGTCTGGATGAAACGGAGCTGTCTGGTAAGAACAAAATAACTTGTGAGAATTTAAATGAAGACTGCCTCGATACTCGGAGGGTCATTATCAAACCGGATACGCCGATTGCGGGTAAAGCTATACGCGATTTAAATCTCGAAGATTACGGAATTACGCTTGAAGAGATCAAGCGTGACGGGGAAAAAATAAACCCGGCTCCGGACCTCTTCTTTGAACTGAATGATCAGATACTTTTTTCGGGATCCGCACAAAGCTTCTATGAATTTTCCTCTCTATTAAGCTCGCCTGATTTAGAACTCGCGGACTCGGCGGAAATTCAAGATTCAGCAGTGAGAGACGCACCCTATATTAACACCGAGGAGTTTGTACAACCTCCTTCTGATATCGATCCCGCCAAATGCAAACATGCCGATAAAATGAGAGCTGTAGTTCCGAGTGCGGCGGGGTGTGAGGAATGTATCAAAACCGGCGACAGATGGGTGCACCTCAGGATTTGCATGACGTGCGGGCACACGGGATGCTGCGAGTCTTCTAAAAACAAGCACGCGCTCGGACATCATCACGAAACAGGCCATCCTATTGTGAAGTCTCTCGAACCCGGGGAAGACTGGGCCTGGTGTTACGTTGATAAAAACTATGTTAATGGATAA
- a CDS encoding nodulation protein NodZ: protein MSRDKFLIVKGVAGLGNRMLVALTGILYARLSDRRLIVDWSDSTYSNNGFNAFPQFFLCESSGSMDEIPATGTVCPSVWQNRLNESVATMRRDHNSIKEFRQKTSIDLRRLDYDEDILVMWSYHEHVNLLRSHFKGSYDELIQMSKEEILRMLLREDLLLQPRIHNMVTNLKNKKFRGKTVGVHIRYSDYRASLFPILDKLNTLLKHETNLQIFLATDNIQIKKMFEENYPGVITTPHWYPGPGSRIHDNRNCPDPMTSGVESLIDLYLLAECDYLIIDSSSSFSYITSFLTNTDASKIFDVSKGRKVPSILRRFSWRVMLMLGLYSWGLNLLSKIVRTYNKLFRRT from the coding sequence ATGAGCCGGGATAAATTTCTCATCGTAAAAGGCGTGGCCGGGTTAGGCAATCGAATGCTCGTAGCTCTGACCGGAATTCTGTACGCGCGTCTTAGCGACAGGAGATTAATCGTGGACTGGAGCGACTCTACATACTCAAATAACGGCTTCAACGCGTTTCCTCAATTCTTTCTCTGTGAATCAAGCGGCTCAATGGATGAAATTCCGGCAACAGGCACCGTATGCCCGTCAGTCTGGCAAAACCGACTAAATGAGTCTGTAGCCACTATGCGAAGAGACCATAACAGTATCAAGGAATTCAGGCAAAAAACCTCAATAGATTTAAGGAGGCTCGATTATGACGAAGATATTTTGGTAATGTGGTCCTACCACGAACATGTAAACCTTCTGAGGAGCCATTTTAAGGGTTCTTACGATGAGTTAATACAGATGAGCAAGGAAGAGATTTTAAGGATGTTACTGCGGGAAGACCTTTTACTTCAACCACGGATTCATAACATGGTCACAAATTTAAAAAACAAAAAATTCAGAGGGAAAACTGTCGGCGTACACATCCGTTACTCGGATTACAGGGCTAGTCTGTTTCCAATACTTGATAAACTCAACACTCTTTTGAAACACGAAACCAACCTGCAGATATTCCTTGCAACCGATAATATCCAGATCAAAAAAATGTTCGAAGAGAATTACCCGGGAGTTATTACAACCCCGCATTGGTACCCGGGACCGGGATCACGCATTCACGACAATAGAAACTGTCCGGATCCAATGACGAGCGGTGTCGAATCACTCATTGATTTATACCTGCTTGCAGAATGTGATTATCTTATTATCGATTCCAGCTCTTCCTTTTCCTATATAACAAGCTTCCTTACGAACACAGATGCATCAAAGATATTCGATGTGTCAAAAGGAAGGAAAGTACCCAGCATATTAAGACGATTCTCCTGGAGAGTTATGTTGATGCTGGGGCTATATTCCTGGGGACTGAACTTGCTTAGCAAGATTGTAAGGACATATAATAAACTCTTTAGGCGAACATAG
- the minC gene encoding septum site-determining protein MinC — protein MGIVVKGMTVPALLVKLDENLSVDENIAEIKAKLSSDFFKGSLTVIDFESANISDENRKKIEDAVRDSETRFLGYKPSLKLDKKSENAPPLPGQESRTVKVINKNLRSGQNVEHDGDVLIIGDVNPGSYVTASGNIIVMGTLSGIVHAGAGGDDSAVVIALKLKPQQLRIARWITRSPDESEDPEYPEKAYIRNNQMLIEKIRS, from the coding sequence ATGGGAATAGTGGTTAAGGGCATGACGGTGCCGGCCTTGCTTGTAAAATTGGACGAAAATTTGTCTGTTGATGAGAATATCGCAGAGATAAAGGCAAAGCTGAGCAGCGACTTTTTCAAAGGTTCATTGACAGTGATCGATTTTGAAAGCGCTAATATATCCGATGAAAACAGGAAAAAGATAGAAGACGCCGTCAGGGATTCCGAAACCCGCTTCCTGGGCTACAAACCCTCTCTCAAGCTGGACAAGAAGTCAGAAAACGCGCCTCCTCTGCCCGGACAGGAAAGCCGTACCGTAAAGGTTATAAACAAGAATTTGAGAAGTGGGCAAAATGTTGAGCACGACGGCGATGTGCTGATAATAGGGGATGTAAATCCCGGCTCTTATGTCACCGCATCCGGGAACATCATCGTGATGGGCACGTTAAGCGGTATCGTTCATGCGGGTGCGGGAGGGGACGACAGCGCTGTAGTGATTGCCCTTAAACTGAAGCCTCAACAGTTAAGGATTGCCAGGTGGATAACGAGGTCTCCTGACGAATCCGAAGACCCTGAGTACCCTGAAAAGGCCTATATCAGAAACAATCAGATGTTAATCGAAAAAATTAGAAGCTGA
- the minD gene encoding septum site-determining protein MinD, which yields MSKVIVVTSGKGGVGKTTVTANLAAALASTGSRVLTIDADIGLRNLDMILGLENRIVYDIVDVVEGVIPPEKAFVKDKRSESLYLLPAAQTKNKEAVSGEQLIAIVERITFNFDFIFIDSPAGIEGGFRTAAAPAQEALVVVNPEVSSVRDADRVIGLLESMGIDKLNLIVNRIRPHQVKKGEMLSVEDIEEVLRIKKIGIIPDEEKMVDYTNKGEPIVLSDNSNAGHALMNIARRLLGEDVPFTELDDRKGFLSRLLGG from the coding sequence ATGTCTAAAGTAATTGTAGTTACATCGGGAAAGGGAGGGGTAGGGAAGACAACTGTAACGGCAAACCTCGCCGCGGCTCTGGCTTCCACGGGCAGCAGGGTTTTAACGATTGATGCGGACATCGGACTCCGAAATCTTGACATGATTTTGGGTTTGGAGAACAGGATTGTTTACGATATCGTGGACGTCGTCGAGGGTGTAATACCGCCTGAGAAGGCTTTTGTTAAGGACAAAAGAAGCGAGTCGCTTTATCTTTTGCCCGCCGCGCAGACGAAAAACAAGGAAGCCGTCAGCGGAGAGCAGCTCATTGCGATAGTGGAAAGAATTACATTTAATTTTGATTTTATATTCATCGACTCCCCGGCCGGAATAGAGGGAGGTTTCAGGACCGCGGCCGCTCCTGCGCAGGAAGCGCTCGTAGTTGTTAACCCGGAGGTCTCCTCGGTAAGGGACGCCGACAGGGTTATAGGGCTTCTTGAGTCAATGGGTATAGATAAGCTCAATCTGATCGTAAACAGGATAAGGCCGCATCAGGTAAAGAAAGGCGAAATGCTGTCGGTTGAAGATATCGAAGAGGTATTGCGTATAAAAAAGATAGGGATAATCCCCGATGAGGAAAAAATGGTGGATTACACCAACAAGGGCGAGCCGATAGTATTATCTGACAATTCAAACGCCGGACATGCCCTGATGAATATAGCGAGAAGACTGCTCGGTGAGGATGTGCCGTTTACCGAACTGGATGATAGAAAAGGATTTCTAAGCAGACTCTTAGGGGGTTGA
- the minE gene encoding cell division topological specificity factor MinE yields MSLLDFFRRKKSANLAKERLRMVLSYERKDLPTNFTDTLQKDLIQIFEKYPQFNLSNIEINVNQGNNRDELSISIPFVDRSHS; encoded by the coding sequence ATGTCATTACTCGATTTCTTCAGACGAAAAAAATCTGCTAATCTGGCGAAAGAAAGACTCAGAATGGTTCTCTCATACGAAAGGAAGGATCTTCCTACCAATTTTACGGACACGCTGCAGAAGGATCTTATCCAGATATTTGAGAAGTACCCGCAGTTCAATTTATCCAACATAGAAATTAACGTGAATCAGGGAAATAACAGAGACGAGCTTTCCATATCGATCCCCTTTGTCGATCGTAGTCACAGCTAG
- a CDS encoding SDR family oxidoreductase: MKLKDKVALITGGSLGLGKATALLFAEEGAKVVITGRTEKTLQAVVEEAKKKGLDMDYLVSDVSKESDCKEAADYTINKYGKIDILFNNAGILFTGSTHETETEAWENIFNINVKGTFFMSKFTIPHMLEKGYGCIVNNSSVLGLKAVPGVAAYNATKGAVTQLTRSMALEYAEQGIRVNAICPGTIETPMVDGLLDSMPDRGGAEELFKSFHPMGRFGTADEIAHSVLFLCDDNVGFMTGNMLSVDGGWIAK; this comes from the coding sequence ATGAAGCTGAAAGATAAAGTAGCTCTTATTACGGGGGGAAGTCTGGGGCTGGGAAAAGCAACCGCGTTATTATTCGCGGAGGAAGGGGCCAAAGTGGTCATCACGGGCAGGACGGAAAAGACGCTTCAGGCAGTGGTAGAAGAGGCCAAAAAGAAAGGTCTTGATATGGACTATCTGGTAAGCGATGTATCGAAGGAAAGCGATTGTAAAGAGGCCGCGGATTACACGATTAATAAATATGGAAAGATCGATATCCTGTTTAATAATGCGGGCATTCTTTTTACAGGGTCAACACACGAAACGGAGACCGAAGCATGGGAAAACATCTTTAACATAAACGTGAAGGGAACATTCTTTATGTCCAAGTTCACGATCCCGCACATGCTCGAGAAGGGTTACGGATGCATTGTGAATAATTCCTCTGTGCTTGGCCTGAAAGCCGTTCCCGGAGTAGCCGCCTACAACGCTACCAAGGGCGCGGTAACTCAGCTCACCAGAAGCATGGCGCTTGAGTACGCCGAGCAGGGAATACGCGTGAACGCGATATGCCCCGGCACTATTGAGACACCCATGGTTGACGGACTGCTAGACTCAATGCCGGACAGGGGAGGAGCGGAAGAGTTGTTCAAATCCTTTCATCCGATGGGGAGATTCGGCACGGCGGATGAAATTGCACATTCGGTATTATTCCTGTGCGACGATAATGTGGGATTCATGACCGGCAACATGCTTTCGGTTGACGGCGGATGGATCGCCAAGTAG